The Glycine max cultivar Williams 82 chromosome 12, Glycine_max_v4.0, whole genome shotgun sequence genome window below encodes:
- the LOC100813091 gene encoding cytochrome P450 94C1: MSFAGFLSLQSMSATCGFFFFSFTLLFSFFSFLVFISRMKPWCNCDLCKSYLTVSWLKKFPNLCDWYTHLLRKSPTGTIHVHVLGNTITSNPHNVEHILKTNFQNYPKGKPFSTILGDLLGRGIFNVDGESWKFQRKMASLELGSVAIRTYAMELVNEEIHARLIPIMESTARGELNSVCVLDLQDILRRFSFDNICKFSFGLDPGCLLPNLPVSDLAVAFDLASKLSAERAMNASPFIWKLKRLLNIGSEKKLRETINVVNDVAKEMIKQRREMGFKTRNDLLSRFMGSIDDDVYLRDIVVSFLLAGRDTIAAGLTGFFMLLSKSPEVEELIREEVGRVMGPGQEFPSFEQIREMHYLNAAIHDSMRLFPPIQFDSKFATEDDVLPDGTFVRKGSRVTYHPYAMGRMENIWGPDCLDFRPERWLRDGVFVPECPFKYPVFQAGVRVCLGKDLALMEMKSVVVALVRRFDIRVAQPDQEPRFAPGLTATLRGGFPVRVCERK; this comes from the coding sequence ATGAGTTTTGCaggttttctttctcttcaatcaATGTCTGCTACCTgcggcttcttcttcttctccttcacccttctcttctccttcttctccttcctcGTCTTCATCTCCAGGATGAAGCCCTGGTGTAACTGCGATCTTTGCAAGAGCTACTTGACGGTGAGTTGGCTGAAAAAGTTCCCCAATCTCTGCGACTGGTACACTCATCTCTTGCGTAAATCCCCAACCGGCACCATCCACGTTCACGTGCTGGGGAACACCATCACCTCGAATCCCCACAACGTGGAGCACATTCTCAAGACGAATTTCCAAAACTACCCCAAGGGAAAACCCTTCTCCACCATCCTCGGCGATCTTTTGGGAAGAGGAATCTTCAACGTCGACGGCGAATCGTGGAAGTTCCAGCGCAAGATGGCGAGTCTCGAACTCGGCAGCGTGGCGATTCGGACGTACGCGATGGAATTAGTCAACGAGGAGATCCACGCGCGACTGATCCCGATCATGGAATCAACCGCGCGTGGCGAATTAAACTCCGTCTGCGTTTTGGATTTGCAAGATATACTACGAAGATTCTCGTTCGACAACATATGCAAATTCTCGTTCGGGCTCGACCCGGGTTGTCTCCTACCGAATCTCCCAGTCTCGGACCTCGCCGTCGCGTTTGACCTGGCCTCAAAGCTCTCCGCCGAACGCGCCATGAACGCGTCGCCGTTTATTTGGAAACTAAAACGACTCCTCAACATAGGATCCGAGAAGAAACTGAGAGAAACAATTAACGTCGTAAACGACGTCGCAAAAGAGATGATAAAGCAGAGAAGAGAAATGGGGTTCAAGACGCGGAACGACCTTCTCTCGCGGTTCATGGGATCAATAGACGACGACGTTTATTTAAGAGACATTGTGGTGAGTTTTCTATTAGCGGGTCGTGACACCATCGCTGCCGGGTTAACGGGCTTTTTTATGTTGTTATCGAAAAGCCCGGAGGTGGAGGAGTTGATTAGGGAGGAGGTGGGCCGGGTGATGGGCCCGGGCCAGGAGTTTCCTTCGTTTGAGCAAATCCGCGAAATGCATTACCTGAACGCGGCGATTCACGACAGCATGAGGCTGTTCCCACCGATTCAGTTCGATTCGAAGTTCGCCACGGAGGATGACGTGTTGCCAGATGGCACTTTCGTGAGAAAGGGCAGTAGGGTAACTTACCACCCTTACGCGATGGGCCGAATGGAAAATATTTGGGGGCCCGATTGTCTTGACTTCAGGCCCGAAAGGTGGCTGCGTGATGGGGTGTTCGTGCCAGAGTGTCCCTTTAAGTACCCTGTTTTTCAGGCTGGTGTAAGGGTGTGTTTGGGGAAGGACTTGGCTTTGATGGAGATGAAGTCCGTTGTGGTTGCGTTGGTTCGCAGGTTTGATATTCGGGTCGCCCAACCGGATCAGGAGCCCCGGTTCGCGCCCGGTCTAACCGCTACTTTGAGAGGGGGGTTTCCGGTTCGGGTTTGTGAAAGGAAATGA